CCATGGCAGCTCGGGTAATTCTTTTTTGAGATTTTCTTTGGAAAATTCTGGCGCTTCGGAAAGTTTTAATTTTGGCAAATCTGGATCAGGAAAATATCGGTAGTCATGTGAATCCTCTTTGACACGCTGCGAAAAAGTTTTCTGACTATTTTCATCCCAGCCGCGTGTCTCCTGAATTATTTTTTCTCCGCGCTCGAGCAGATCTATGTGTCGAGCAATTTCATAAGTGATGGCGCGTTCAGCTGCTCGAAAAGAGTTTAGGTTTTTGACTTCGACTTTGGTGCCAAACTTTTTGGCTGGGACATCTAGACCCTTGGCTGGATTCTCATCAGCAAGCGCCACTGAAATATTGGCCTCCACCCGCATCTCCCCTTTTTCCATGTTCGCATCACCGGCTCCTAGATAGCGGAGCAAAGTCTGCAGCTCTTTGGCAAAATCTGCCGCCTGCTCAGCGCTATGGATAACAGGCTCCGTCACTAGCTCCATCAAAGGGACTCCGGCGCGGTTGAAATCTACTTGGGAAAAATCCCCCTGATCGTGTTTTGAAGTCGCGGTGTCTTCTTCTAGGTGCACCCGCGTCAATTCGACCCCTGCGAGCGAGCCGCCTGTCACCAGTGGAAATTTGTACTGGCTGATCTGGTAGCCTTTTGGAATATCTGGATAGAAATAGTTTTTGCGGTCGAATTCGGTAAAGTCAGCGAGCGTGCCTCCGACGGCCGTGCCCATTTTGAGGACGTGTTTGACAGCCTGCTTATTGATGACCGGGAGCGTGCCTGGGTGACCCATACAGATTGGACAAACATTGTAGTTTGGGTGCTCCTCGTCGGGGTTGTTGAGACAACCGCAAAACATTTTGGTTGTTGTTTTAAGCTCAGCATGAATTTCAAGGCCGATGGTGGGGAGGTATTTGAGAGTTGCGCCCGCGGCCGCCGCGGGCGCCTTGTTTTCCGCGGCTGATTTTGGCTCCGGATTCATGGGATTCATGCGCGAGATTATAGCATATCTTTTAAATCCCAGTATGGAGAGTGTGGGAGTATGGAGACTTTTTCCCGATATGTAATATAAGACATAATTTTTATGCTTTATATTACATATCGATAAAAAGGCGTAGTCGGATCCTTAATGTTTAGGATTATACGAAACCTACGCCTCCCTCAAAATCCCCACCAAATCCTGACTCAACTTTTTGACCGCTTCGTTATCCAGAATAGAAACTTCAAAGGCGTGCGGCATTTTTTTAATGATTTGTGAGAAAACCTTTATTTTTTCTTGAGCAACCTTGTGATCGAGCGAGTCTGTTTTAGTAAAAATAATATATTCCGGCTTTGCCACAAGAGTCGGATCAAAAGCGGCCAGCTCAGCGCGAACTGTCTTATAGTCTTCCGCCATTTTTTCGGCAGCTCTTTTCATTTCGGTGGCCGTTTCACTTTCCAGCGACACACAATGAAAAAGCATCCGCGTGCGCTTGATATGACGCAAAAATTTATGTCCGAGGCCTTTGCCTTCGGAGGCGCCCTCGATCAGCCCAGGGATATCAGCCAACACAAATTCGTAGAGGGCGCCGAGGTTTGGCTCAAGAGTGGTAAATTGATAACTGCCGATTTTAGCATTGGCATTGGTCAACGCATTTAAGAGACTCGACTTGCCCGCATTTGGCAGACCCACAAAACCGGCCGCGGCAATCAACTCTAGTTCGATATGAAAATCCGCCTCTTCCCCATCTTTTCCTTCGGTTGATTCCATCGGCTTGACGTTGGTCGAGGCTTTGAAATGTTCGTTCCCAAAGCCGCCGCGACCACCTTTTAAAATCAGCGTCGTCTGTCCCACTTCTTCTAAAGAAATACTGGTCTCAGCGGTAGTAGCATTTGTCTCAGACAAAGGAGAGATGTTGGTCACAATACATCCAACCGGTAAATCAATATACAAATCCTCACCATTTTTTCCATGCATGCTTCTCTTAAAACCGTGTCCCGCATTTTCCGCTTCAAACTCTTTTTTATTTCGATAGCGCAAAAGCAGGCCGAGGTCACTGACCGCTCGGACATAGACATCTCCTCCACGTCCCCCATCGCCCCCAGCTGGTCCCATAAATTCCTTGCCTTTTTCATGCAGCCAGCGCACCACCCCGTCGCCTCCGCGTCCTGCTTTAATATGAAATGAAAGTTCGTCGATAAAAGCCATAGGATTAAAAAGTAATTAAGTAAAAAGTAAAAAAATAAATAAAAACTACTGCAAGGCGAGCCGCGCCAACTCAAGGGCGCCTTTTTTGCTTTTGGCTACAGCGATAAAACGTCCGTTGTGGCAAAAAAGAGCGTCTGGCACCCCTGTCACTGAAGCCAGCTCCGCATCTTTTTTCCCCGCCCATGCGGCTGGAAAATATTTTCGGCGAGCAAAGGTGTCTGCGTCTGATTCAGCGCTCACTCCCTTGATCGACCAATGATCGTTGGCATCTTTGTATACCACAAAAAGCAACTTAGGGAAATCTTTGGCAAAAAAACGGGTCCGCGACGGCAAAATCATCAGACGCGGATCGCCCCCTTGGGCTTGCCACGCCGTGTAGATTTTGCGCACCTTTTGATTGTCACTGACTTTGTGCTGAGCCTTTTTGATTTCCAAACGCAGCACCGTCAAAGCCATGTCCAAAACTTTGGCAAAAATCTGATCGTAGATTTTTGGATTGGAAGGATCTGATTCTACCTCAGCCTCATATGCAAAAAACATATCCTCTATAGTGTATGGCATGACTGATCCAAAGATTGGTCTGACTATCATCTTGCCATTGTCCATAGCGTCAATGGGTTGGACCAGCATTTCATCAATCAAAGCCGCTACCTTTTCTGAGCCGGTGATTTTTTGCCCGTACTCTTTCCACACCAAACCAAAGGAGGCATAGGGTATCCCATTGTCCCGTTTTCCAGCACCTCCCTCCTGATGATGATCAAATCTTTTTTTCTTAGGGTCATAAACTCCTCCAACATCTACTACATAATCCGCCTCAGAAATATATTTTAGGTCGCGACTGCGGATCAATTTAAATTTTTCTAAAAGCAACTTCAAGACGGCTACTGAAAAAACATCATCCGGATGAAAAAAACCTCCGTGGGTCACAACTGTAATCCTCGAAGGCTTTTTTAACATAGATATTAAGCAAGACTACTACCGTGGCCTTTTGAAAGATCCAAGAGAGCAATGAAGAGACTCAAAACAAGCGGCCCGAGCAAAAAACCTTCCGGACCAAAGAAGCTGATGCCGCCTAAAATAGCAAAAAGCGTTAAAAGAGGATGAATATTGATTCCTCGGCCAATGAGCTTTGGCACCATAAAATTGTCAATCATGCCTACCGCCAGCGCCGCCCAGATAGCCAGACCGAGGGCCGCCCCTTTTGATCCAAAAAAGAAAAGCGAAACAATGATCGGTACAAAAACCAAGGAGGTGCCGAAGCCGGGCACCAACGACATGATTCCGGTCAAAGCTCCCCAAAGAGCAGCGCTTGGCACTCCGAAAATGCTGTACCCTATGCCGGCCAAAACACCCTGCACAATGGCCACCACCAAGGATCCGACTATTACCGACATGATCGTCCTACGCAAAACCTTGGCAATGGAAGCGTTGTGCTCATCAGGCAAAGGACTGAGCGTATTGAGAGTCGAAAGAAACTTGCGGCCGTCTTTTAAAAAATAGAAAGAAGCAAAGAGGGCCA
This DNA window, taken from Candidatus Paceibacterota bacterium, encodes the following:
- the obgE gene encoding GTPase ObgE; protein product: MAFIDELSFHIKAGRGGDGVVRWLHEKGKEFMGPAGGDGGRGGDVYVRAVSDLGLLLRYRNKKEFEAENAGHGFKRSMHGKNGEDLYIDLPVGCIVTNISPLSETNATTAETSISLEEVGQTTLILKGGRGGFGNEHFKASTNVKPMESTEGKDGEEADFHIELELIAAAGFVGLPNAGKSSLLNALTNANAKIGSYQFTTLEPNLGALYEFVLADIPGLIEGASEGKGLGHKFLRHIKRTRMLFHCVSLESETATEMKRAAEKMAEDYKTVRAELAAFDPTLVAKPEYIIFTKTDSLDHKVAQEKIKVFSQIIKKMPHAFEVSILDNEAVKKLSQDLVGILREA
- a CDS encoding MYG1 family protein gives rise to the protein MLKKPSRITVVTHGGFFHPDDVFSVAVLKLLLEKFKLIRSRDLKYISEADYVVDVGGVYDPKKKRFDHHQEGGAGKRDNGIPYASFGLVWKEYGQKITGSEKVAALIDEMLVQPIDAMDNGKMIVRPIFGSVMPYTIEDMFFAYEAEVESDPSNPKIYDQIFAKVLDMALTVLRLEIKKAQHKVSDNQKVRKIYTAWQAQGGDPRLMILPSRTRFFAKDFPKLLFVVYKDANDHWSIKGVSAESDADTFARRKYFPAAWAGKKDAELASVTGVPDALFCHNGRFIAVAKSKKGALELARLALQ
- a CDS encoding AI-2E family transporter, which translates into the protein GRSSSSGFKNMSTNPSNIQPVVPLTSIQHYFLLAITAGTALLTFFIFQPFLASFLLAATARIIVYPVFKRLEKFFHSGVVASLVTVALLLIVILLPVTLLGFEAVREAIDMYTKASSGSGSITIFLDQLINLHIRPYLPFATLNATQYINNLSQWFIGNFGTFFSNTFGIGFKLFLALFASFYFLKDGRKFLSTLNTLSPLPDEHNASIAKVLRRTIMSVIVGSLVVAIVQGVLAGIGYSIFGVPSAALWGALTGIMSLVPGFGTSLVFVPIIVSLFFFGSKGAALGLAIWAALAVGMIDNFMVPKLIGRGINIHPLLTLFAILGGISFFGPEGFLLGPLVLSLFIALLDLSKGHGSSLA
- the gatB gene encoding Asp-tRNA(Asn)/Glu-tRNA(Gln) amidotransferase subunit GatB; translation: MNPMNPEPKSAAENKAPAAAAGATLKYLPTIGLEIHAELKTTTKMFCGCLNNPDEEHPNYNVCPICMGHPGTLPVINKQAVKHVLKMGTAVGGTLADFTEFDRKNYFYPDIPKGYQISQYKFPLVTGGSLAGVELTRVHLEEDTATSKHDQGDFSQVDFNRAGVPLMELVTEPVIHSAEQAADFAKELQTLLRYLGAGDANMEKGEMRVEANISVALADENPAKGLDVPAKKFGTKVEVKNLNSFRAAERAITYEIARHIDLLERGEKIIQETRGWDENSQKTFSQRVKEDSHDYRYFPDPDLPKLKLSEAPEFSKENLKKELPELPWEKRARLKNDFGLKDDDADMFVKNEMYGKFFDLVVKNVDLNKNKEVTKKAITLAANYIASDVAGFIKNTDIKNIPVSNEAFAKLMLMLAEGKLSSRAGKDILKIMFEKGGDPEAIVNEHGLMQKNDEGELKTIIEKILAEYPNVVADYKNGKESALMFFVGQGMKATKGSANPELLKKITIEAIH